The following are encoded in a window of Microbacterium sp. LWO13-1.2 genomic DNA:
- a CDS encoding DUF916 domain-containing protein codes for MNSVRFRSLLVSALAALTLLGAPAVAAAAEGDAPISWSVTPADESGPDGRVFVEHAIDPGETVDDHLAVRNLGAEQVTFRLSAADGFYNANGRFDMLRSDEESVAAGTWITLPESVTVAPGATAVVPFSLTVPEDAEPGDHAAGITASVVSGSNGEGTGVGVESRVGFKVMTQVTGPLKPAFSVEKMQTDYLLSWNPFRPGDIATTFTVVNTGNTRLMVEGALDVAGQTIVFPAEGERRSELLPGEERSYALAVDDVWPLFGFPADLTVAPVVSSSAEETTVVTAATTTQFLWAMPWPHLLVILGVGLLLVALLWNRIRSRRRLDGLIEKAVERGREQALRESSVQTESV; via the coding sequence GTGAACTCTGTGCGATTCCGTTCGCTGCTGGTGAGTGCGCTGGCCGCTCTCACTCTGCTCGGTGCACCCGCCGTGGCGGCTGCTGCCGAAGGCGACGCGCCGATCTCGTGGTCGGTGACCCCGGCTGACGAGTCCGGGCCGGACGGTCGCGTGTTCGTGGAGCACGCCATCGACCCCGGTGAGACCGTCGACGATCACCTGGCGGTGCGCAACCTCGGTGCCGAGCAGGTCACCTTCCGCCTTTCCGCCGCTGACGGCTTCTACAACGCGAACGGCCGGTTCGACATGCTCCGCTCCGATGAGGAGTCGGTGGCGGCCGGAACCTGGATCACGCTGCCGGAAAGCGTCACCGTCGCACCCGGGGCGACAGCGGTGGTTCCGTTCTCCCTGACGGTCCCCGAGGATGCGGAGCCGGGTGACCATGCTGCCGGCATCACCGCGTCTGTGGTCTCCGGGTCGAACGGCGAGGGCACCGGAGTCGGCGTGGAGAGCCGCGTCGGGTTCAAGGTGATGACTCAGGTCACCGGCCCGCTGAAGCCGGCGTTCTCCGTCGAGAAGATGCAGACCGACTATCTGCTCTCCTGGAACCCGTTCCGACCCGGTGACATCGCGACGACGTTCACCGTGGTCAACACGGGCAACACCCGGCTGATGGTCGAGGGCGCGCTAGACGTCGCCGGTCAGACGATCGTCTTCCCCGCCGAGGGGGAGCGTCGCAGCGAGCTCCTGCCGGGCGAGGAGAGGTCGTACGCGCTAGCGGTCGATGACGTGTGGCCGCTTTTCGGCTTCCCCGCCGACCTCACCGTCGCACCGGTGGTGTCGTCATCCGCCGAAGAGACAACTGTCGTCACTGCCGCGACCACCACGCAGTTCCTCTGGGCCATGCCGTGGCCGCATCTCCTGGTCATCCTGGGTGTCGGACTTCTCCTGGTCGCGCTGCTGTGGAACCGCATCCGTTCGCGTCGGCGATTGGACGGCCTCATCGAGAAGGCCGTGGAGCGCGGCCGTGAGCAGGCGCTCAGAGAATCCTCCGTCCAGACGGAGAGCGTATGA
- a CDS encoding LamG-like jellyroll fold domain-containing protein, giving the protein MAKSPSLCARPARRRFPLSLRGAGALALAAVIAPGLIGPTSASGAEITAPRTGLVAEYLFSQEAGTAVPNTAGSAVGAATVVNGTDAHWTGSSLVLTGGDKGGTGDWVRLPDSLLAGEESATITVETKFDASMASAWHFLWNIGSEGTSAYWFASLKDTARTAITTGGGGAEVNARGPAPLTPDRWYSVTSVIDGAADVITFYVDGVRAGSAPTTLTPGSIAAQTMNTIGRAPYPDPLYKGEVAAFRVYDRALSQEEVADVSIADAVAHADEMEAAAQTAVDALAPVTIDDAHVTLPGSTSAAVTWTSSSDDIVIGADGRSATVTQPAAGSAPVETTLTATATVRGVAATREIPVTIQPAATEADDYGYLMVHFIEDADGYAEKIYLDVSRGDDPEKWDPLNSGKPILASQLGTTGVRDPFLTRNPETGRYYIIATDLRVFGGDGGSGSCTSWCHWTTKGSTDLVVWESDDLVNWGEPRTFDTALDSSGAQVAELGMAWAPEALWVDDYHPDGRGAFVMYWSSNVYPDASHTGPSHNRVLWGATTDFSQETYSYGGDFVNTGANTIDTTMIQDDGTTYRVTKDNGLGKGIYMESTTAERWWEQGTSWTTLQTEIGAAWAGGNAGGVEGPAVFKSHSDEKWYLYVDVIPSTGYRPMVTTDLDAGWTQLNDPSFSMAPHTKHGGIVSLTKGEYDRVRAADAVSVVTADLGVVEVEAGAGTGDLVAALPQEADITLAYGRGAASQPVSWDTSSVDLSAPGAYEVTGIVQTLGANLDSWTGAGGSTAWNAPDRVLARSGALTVTAQVTVTDAATPTITATAITRCVAGKVVLVTEVENAGTTPVSLTVTTAFGVTDAGTLAAGKSVSRSTSTRLAAVESGEVTVTASALIDGAVRTTTAVAEYAARTCAR; this is encoded by the coding sequence ATGGCGAAGTCCCCTTCTCTCTGTGCCCGTCCGGCGCGACGACGCTTTCCGCTGTCTCTGCGGGGCGCCGGTGCGCTCGCACTCGCCGCGGTCATCGCCCCGGGACTGATCGGTCCGACGAGCGCGTCCGGTGCCGAGATCACGGCCCCGCGCACCGGACTCGTCGCCGAGTACCTGTTCTCGCAGGAGGCCGGAACCGCCGTCCCGAACACCGCAGGCAGCGCCGTCGGCGCCGCCACGGTCGTCAACGGCACGGATGCGCACTGGACCGGATCGTCTCTCGTGCTCACCGGCGGGGACAAGGGCGGCACCGGCGACTGGGTGCGGCTGCCCGACAGCCTGCTCGCCGGCGAGGAATCGGCCACGATCACGGTCGAGACGAAGTTCGATGCGTCGATGGCATCCGCCTGGCACTTCCTCTGGAACATCGGCAGCGAGGGCACCTCGGCATACTGGTTCGCCTCGCTGAAGGACACCGCGCGCACCGCGATCACCACCGGCGGCGGCGGCGCAGAGGTGAACGCGCGCGGCCCCGCGCCGCTCACCCCTGACCGCTGGTACAGCGTGACCAGCGTGATCGACGGCGCCGCCGACGTCATCACCTTCTACGTCGACGGCGTGCGCGCGGGCAGCGCCCCGACGACGCTCACGCCCGGCTCCATCGCCGCGCAGACCATGAACACCATCGGCCGTGCGCCGTACCCCGACCCGCTCTACAAGGGCGAGGTCGCCGCATTCCGGGTGTACGACCGGGCCCTGAGTCAGGAAGAGGTCGCAGACGTGTCGATCGCAGACGCCGTAGCGCACGCAGACGAGATGGAGGCAGCGGCGCAGACCGCGGTGGACGCGCTCGCCCCGGTCACCATCGACGACGCGCATGTCACGCTGCCGGGATCGACTTCCGCGGCCGTCACCTGGACGTCGTCGAGCGACGACATCGTGATCGGCGCCGACGGCCGCTCGGCCACCGTGACGCAGCCGGCGGCAGGGTCCGCGCCCGTGGAGACCACCCTCACCGCGACCGCGACGGTGCGCGGAGTCGCTGCGACGAGAGAGATCCCCGTGACGATCCAGCCCGCGGCGACCGAAGCAGACGACTACGGATACCTCATGGTGCACTTCATCGAGGATGCCGACGGATACGCCGAGAAGATCTACCTCGACGTCTCGCGCGGTGACGACCCCGAGAAGTGGGACCCGCTCAACAGCGGCAAGCCGATCCTCGCCTCGCAGCTCGGGACGACCGGCGTGCGTGATCCGTTCCTGACGCGCAACCCCGAGACCGGCCGGTACTACATCATCGCCACTGACCTGCGGGTGTTCGGCGGTGACGGCGGCTCCGGCTCGTGCACCAGCTGGTGCCACTGGACGACGAAGGGCAGCACCGACCTGGTCGTCTGGGAATCCGACGACCTGGTGAACTGGGGCGAGCCGCGCACGTTCGACACGGCGCTGGACAGCAGCGGCGCCCAGGTGGCCGAGCTCGGCATGGCCTGGGCACCCGAGGCGCTGTGGGTCGACGACTACCACCCGGACGGTCGGGGCGCGTTCGTCATGTACTGGTCGTCGAATGTGTACCCGGATGCTTCGCACACCGGTCCGAGCCACAACCGGGTTCTGTGGGGTGCCACCACCGACTTCTCCCAGGAGACCTATTCGTACGGCGGTGACTTCGTCAACACCGGCGCCAACACGATCGACACGACGATGATCCAGGACGACGGCACGACCTACCGCGTCACCAAGGACAACGGCCTGGGCAAGGGCATCTACATGGAGTCCACCACGGCCGAGCGGTGGTGGGAGCAGGGCACCTCCTGGACGACCCTGCAGACCGAGATCGGCGCGGCATGGGCGGGCGGAAACGCCGGCGGAGTCGAGGGGCCCGCCGTCTTCAAGAGCCACAGCGACGAGAAGTGGTACCTGTACGTCGACGTGATCCCGAGCACCGGATATCGGCCCATGGTCACAACGGATCTCGATGCCGGGTGGACGCAGCTGAACGACCCCTCGTTCTCGATGGCCCCGCACACCAAGCACGGCGGCATCGTCTCGCTGACCAAGGGCGAGTACGACCGGGTGCGAGCCGCGGATGCCGTCTCCGTCGTCACGGCGGATCTCGGGGTGGTCGAGGTCGAGGCGGGCGCCGGTACCGGCGACCTCGTCGCCGCGCTTCCGCAGGAGGCCGACATCACACTCGCCTACGGCCGAGGCGCGGCTTCGCAGCCGGTCTCGTGGGACACCTCGTCCGTCGACCTGTCCGCACCGGGAGCCTACGAGGTCACCGGAATCGTGCAGACGCTCGGCGCCAACCTCGACTCGTGGACCGGCGCCGGCGGCTCGACCGCCTGGAACGCCCCCGATCGTGTGCTCGCTCGCAGCGGGGCGCTCACGGTCACCGCGCAGGTCACCGTGACGGATGCCGCCACGCCGACCATCACCGCGACCGCGATCACCCGTTGCGTCGCCGGCAAGGTCGTGCTCGTCACCGAGGTCGAGAACGCCGGGACGACGCCGGTCTCACTGACCGTCACCACGGCGTTCGGTGTGACGGATGCCGGAACCCTCGCCGCAGGGAAGTCCGTCAGTCGCAGCACGAGCACCCGCCTGGCCGCGGTCGAATCCGGTGAGGTCACGGTGACCGCATCCGCCCTGATCGACGGAGCGGTTCGCACCACCACTGCCGTCGCCGAGTACGCCGCGCGAACCTGCGCTCGCTGA
- a CDS encoding immunoglobulin-like domain-containing protein, with amino-acid sequence MRTPETRSRRLLAAGISVGLAASLCTLAPAASAADVPAPTAHYDMSHSGSTLLDVSGNGRDATLTGLTDASFTDADGDAVLRFKRDGYAALPQGLVTGTDNAFTVEYTVSASTSGNQFGWVIGDGVGAWNTTALGNHVFVNPRSAEGSYSGQVLSGIRVKTGSSNGEVRVPAGGGLNPGFSTITMVGSGDRITLYRDGQQISTVTHAYSLSSIVPTGSTLGYLGRSLYAPDPLLQADVTDVRFWDTSLTPEQVTASMPTAERKAASTDALLRLDLPAVVRGENASLDAVRSDLVLPASSNGITLTWSSSDPSVISATGTVSRAISSDTSVQLTATTSLGTSIQLTAVVVAPSASADLDAIALAPRTTENLPLVTTGSVDGSQITWTSSDASLVSPTDPGYTAPAAGMSDPYRGGGIVSRPAYGAGDRSVTLTAHATAGGTTIEREFSVAVAERARTAPDAGYAAAYFRSDSDEKIYQAATSGNDFFTFSPVNGGAPVITSTTDTRGLRDPYILRSHDGDKYYMIATDLCIGCGTGWGPAQSEGSLKVEVWESTDLVHWDRTNGENTGITINQPEAGMTWAPEAYWDDDLQSYVVFFASRLYSDASHTNSDNLHARMFAVLTRDFQTFTSPPATWQDTGFARIDSTVTKIGEYYYRFTKNEDGGAAGPLEAGKDIFLERSKVLTAPTTTSNWNADPTQTWQLTDTRMTGLETGQAGEGPEIVKLNAGDPSNTGGDGYVFLVDNYGAGGYRAFVTTGDEIASSTQADRLSKRPEWNVRPAGGLPASPRHGAFVSVPQTVLTAMHDWTSIAAVASATELTVNGREATATVTAADDGEVVGTVTFSGDGWTQSATLADAAATVTVPAGVTSVTATYDGYADGAVATSTSTAETVAGDLDLTASTAVRCVAGKAQVVVTVRNLDTVPADTVIRTPFGTKTATIAAGAAASTSFPTRLASITSGTATVTGIAADGQRYEGSAPIPPGACG; translated from the coding sequence ATGAGAACACCCGAAACCCGCTCCCGGCGACTGCTCGCCGCCGGGATCAGCGTCGGTCTGGCAGCCTCGCTGTGCACCCTCGCCCCTGCCGCGTCTGCGGCCGACGTCCCCGCGCCGACCGCGCACTACGACATGTCCCACTCCGGCAGCACTCTGCTGGATGTCTCCGGCAACGGCCGCGACGCGACGCTCACCGGCCTGACGGACGCCTCATTCACCGACGCCGACGGCGATGCGGTGCTGCGCTTCAAGCGGGACGGATATGCGGCGCTGCCGCAGGGCCTCGTGACCGGCACGGACAACGCCTTCACCGTGGAGTACACCGTGTCGGCATCGACGTCAGGCAACCAGTTCGGCTGGGTCATCGGAGACGGCGTCGGCGCGTGGAACACCACCGCACTCGGCAACCACGTGTTCGTGAATCCGCGCTCGGCAGAGGGTTCGTACAGCGGCCAGGTCCTCTCCGGCATCCGGGTCAAGACCGGTTCGAGCAACGGCGAGGTGCGCGTTCCCGCCGGCGGCGGCCTGAACCCCGGATTCTCCACGATCACGATGGTCGGAAGCGGCGACCGGATCACCCTCTACCGCGACGGCCAGCAGATCTCGACCGTGACGCACGCCTACAGCCTCTCCTCGATCGTGCCGACGGGCAGCACCCTCGGCTACCTCGGCCGCTCGCTCTACGCGCCTGACCCGCTGCTGCAGGCGGATGTCACCGATGTGCGCTTCTGGGACACCTCACTGACCCCCGAGCAGGTGACCGCGAGCATGCCCACCGCCGAGCGGAAGGCTGCCAGCACCGACGCCCTGCTGCGACTGGATCTGCCGGCAGTCGTGCGGGGAGAGAACGCCTCGCTGGATGCGGTCCGCAGCGACCTCGTGCTGCCCGCGTCGTCGAACGGGATCACGCTCACCTGGTCGAGCTCCGACCCGTCCGTCATCTCCGCCACCGGCACGGTCTCCCGCGCCATCTCGTCCGACACCTCCGTGCAGCTCACGGCGACCACGTCGCTCGGCACCAGCATCCAGCTGACGGCCGTGGTCGTCGCACCCTCGGCATCCGCCGACCTGGACGCCATCGCCCTCGCACCGCGCACGACGGAGAACCTCCCGCTGGTGACCACCGGATCCGTGGACGGCTCGCAGATCACCTGGACGTCGTCCGATGCGTCACTGGTCTCCCCCACCGACCCCGGCTACACGGCCCCGGCCGCCGGCATGTCCGACCCGTACCGCGGAGGCGGGATCGTCAGCCGGCCGGCATACGGAGCGGGCGACCGGTCCGTGACCCTCACCGCGCACGCGACGGCGGGCGGCACGACGATCGAACGCGAATTCTCGGTCGCGGTGGCCGAACGCGCCCGCACCGCCCCAGATGCCGGCTATGCGGCGGCGTACTTCCGCTCCGACTCCGATGAGAAGATCTACCAGGCGGCGACGAGCGGCAACGACTTCTTCACCTTCTCACCCGTCAACGGCGGCGCTCCGGTGATCACATCGACGACCGATACCCGGGGACTCCGCGACCCGTACATCCTGCGCTCGCACGACGGCGACAAGTACTACATGATCGCCACCGACCTCTGCATCGGCTGCGGAACCGGCTGGGGACCGGCGCAGTCCGAAGGCAGCCTCAAGGTCGAGGTCTGGGAATCCACCGATCTCGTGCACTGGGACAGGACCAACGGCGAGAACACCGGCATCACGATCAACCAGCCAGAGGCCGGGATGACCTGGGCGCCCGAGGCGTACTGGGACGACGACTTGCAGTCGTACGTCGTCTTCTTCGCCTCACGTCTGTACTCGGACGCCTCGCACACGAACTCCGACAATCTGCACGCGCGGATGTTCGCCGTCCTGACGCGCGATTTCCAGACGTTCACCTCTCCACCGGCGACGTGGCAGGACACCGGTTTCGCGCGCATCGACTCGACGGTCACCAAGATCGGCGAGTATTACTACCGGTTCACCAAGAACGAGGACGGCGGCGCGGCCGGCCCCCTCGAAGCGGGCAAGGACATCTTCCTGGAGCGGTCGAAGGTACTGACCGCGCCGACCACGACCTCGAACTGGAACGCGGATCCCACGCAGACCTGGCAGCTCACCGACACCCGGATGACGGGGCTGGAGACGGGGCAGGCCGGCGAAGGCCCGGAGATCGTGAAGCTGAACGCCGGCGACCCGAGCAACACCGGCGGCGACGGTTATGTCTTCCTCGTCGACAACTACGGCGCCGGGGGCTACCGGGCATTCGTGACCACCGGTGACGAGATCGCGTCGAGCACGCAGGCCGATCGACTCTCGAAGCGGCCCGAGTGGAACGTGCGCCCGGCCGGCGGACTCCCCGCGAGCCCGCGCCACGGGGCGTTCGTGAGCGTGCCGCAGACGGTGCTCACCGCGATGCACGACTGGACCTCGATCGCGGCTGTCGCCTCGGCGACGGAGCTCACGGTGAATGGCCGCGAGGCCACAGCCACGGTGACGGCGGCCGACGACGGCGAGGTCGTTGGCACCGTCACGTTCTCGGGCGACGGCTGGACGCAGTCTGCGACGCTCGCGGATGCGGCGGCCACCGTCACGGTGCCCGCAGGAGTGACCTCCGTCACGGCCACCTACGACGGATACGCCGACGGCGCCGTCGCGACCTCGACGTCGACCGCCGAGACCGTGGCCGGCGACCTCGACCTCACCGCCTCGACCGCCGTGCGTTGCGTCGCCGGCAAGGCGCAGGTCGTCGTCACCGTTCGCAATCTCGACACCGTTCCCGCCGACACCGTGATCCGCACCCCGTTCGGCACGAAGACCGCCACCATCGCCGCGGGGGCTGCAGCCTCGACCTCGTTCCCGACGCGCCTCGCGTCGATCACGAGCGGCACGGCGACCGTGACCGGCATCGCCGCTGACGGCCAGCGCTACGAAGGCTCCGCGCCGATACCTCCGGGAGCCTGCGGCTGA
- a CDS encoding beta-L-arabinofuranosidase domain-containing protein gives MSRRTRVAASATIACLVGGALVVGSAPAAVAAEEISIESSKVLELGFDGALTDTSPRGAAIGLQKGSAVYAAGIRGQAFAFDGSTALRLGTDAYLQPQDLTVSFWYNPSAPMTGEQVFSWNKAAYNSDGWYLTSENDTAPLALSIGPSSGQPYKVAVEGTRSTFFPAGTWTHIVATYDHQSKAVTFYRNGVRQVSSVKYPVSAAASGVLGSESTTVKTIGYNGPQYNGSHLKGLLDDYAVYDGVATIDDVVALTQRGTADFDPATVAGADIAALTLPATVSVDFPLPIEGASGSAVAWSSSDTDLIEVDGATAHVTVPAEGEGTATLTASATYGASAPATREFAVTVTPPAGASEYLLDAGLENLAVTDEYLGNANGQTIDYLLSLDPEKFLYGWYQQAGLTPTTASGYGGWERTSGTRFSGHFFGHYLSALAQAYATTTDAEVKAQLLAKLTAGVEGLKRCQDAWAAAHPESAGFMAPFPISALPSGQDGLLVPFYNLHKVLAGLIDAHQYAPEALADDALSVASGFGTWVRDYAASLPNPATILNTEYGGMNEALYELYELTRDPAHKRAAEYFDEVALFQKLANGQDVLNGLHANTTIPKLIGALKRYTLFTSDAGLYETLSDAEKAALPMYLAAAKNFWQIVVDDHTYANGANSQSEHFHGADSLYAYATNGVTTGYGENSTAEGCNEYNMLKLTHALFAVEPQLKYADYYESTFINTILASQNPETGMVTYFQPQTAGYAKVFGTPLDQFWCDHGTGIESFTKLGDSMYFTDSDGVWLNQFYSSEFRDPAHNLRVTQAANVPADPLVSISIDALDGTTVAEGTLLRLRVPSWAASAPTLTVNGTPTEIAPVDGYITLEVAAGDELAYTLPAQVTVDDGTENANWVAFKYGPVLLGTELSRANVEASYTAGVLVQMGVADKSLNANVVVDDAPAWKAAVAQNVERLADGVNANGRTTMRFALHGVDPAASALTFEPYYSLYGARYATYMTLVQPDSAEAQALILREKQQLRIDETTIDALTSFDNNNSEADKNHRYNKSSVGVFNGQPYRDGQRAADAFFQYDMIVDPALPANHLGVRYYGGDVGRTFDVYLNDVLLKHERITDAHGAQDWYIQYDRIPQEVLDGIVAKDSYKRDQNGQYVLDAEGQRIPIVTVRFQSNGTSFVGGVFGVYTSAVDHYATDAELSALAVDGGALSPALTAGVVDYTVTVPVGATEVALTLTPAVPSGLVHVDGILIDDTLPRTVAVAPGEAPTVVAVKATAQDHVTTAEYSIRIVRESELEVTSDASVRCVAGKAVLVVKVRNGADAPVNAVIMSAFGSARLRVGAGGSASTSIATRQPAIAAGEVVVEASAEVGGRLIVTRTTVSHLAATCR, from the coding sequence ATGTCACGGAGAACCCGCGTCGCGGCATCCGCCACCATCGCATGCCTGGTCGGCGGTGCTCTCGTCGTCGGCTCCGCACCCGCCGCGGTCGCCGCAGAGGAGATCAGCATCGAATCGTCCAAAGTCCTCGAGCTCGGTTTCGACGGTGCCCTGACCGACACCAGCCCGCGCGGAGCCGCCATCGGCCTGCAGAAGGGATCGGCGGTGTATGCGGCCGGCATCCGCGGGCAGGCATTCGCGTTCGACGGTTCCACCGCGCTGCGCCTCGGCACCGACGCCTACCTGCAGCCGCAGGACCTGACCGTCTCGTTCTGGTACAACCCGAGTGCGCCGATGACTGGCGAGCAGGTGTTCTCCTGGAACAAAGCCGCCTACAACTCCGACGGCTGGTATCTCACCAGCGAGAACGACACCGCCCCGCTCGCGCTGTCGATCGGACCGTCGTCGGGTCAGCCTTACAAGGTCGCGGTCGAGGGCACCCGCTCGACGTTCTTCCCAGCCGGCACGTGGACGCACATCGTCGCCACCTACGACCACCAGAGCAAAGCGGTTACGTTCTACCGCAACGGCGTGCGGCAGGTGTCCTCGGTCAAGTACCCGGTCAGTGCCGCCGCGAGCGGTGTGCTGGGCTCCGAGAGCACCACCGTGAAGACGATCGGCTACAACGGACCGCAGTACAACGGTTCGCACCTGAAGGGCCTGCTCGATGACTACGCGGTCTACGACGGCGTGGCCACGATCGACGATGTCGTCGCGCTCACGCAGCGCGGTACCGCCGATTTCGACCCCGCCACTGTCGCCGGCGCCGACATCGCAGCGCTGACGCTGCCCGCCACGGTCAGTGTCGACTTCCCGCTGCCGATCGAGGGCGCGAGCGGCAGCGCCGTCGCGTGGTCTTCGTCGGACACCGATCTCATCGAGGTCGACGGCGCGACCGCGCACGTCACCGTTCCGGCTGAGGGGGAGGGCACAGCCACTCTCACGGCCTCGGCCACGTATGGTGCGAGTGCGCCTGCCACCCGGGAGTTCGCGGTGACCGTCACACCGCCGGCCGGCGCATCGGAGTACCTGCTCGATGCGGGGCTCGAGAACCTGGCTGTCACCGACGAGTATCTGGGGAACGCGAACGGTCAGACGATCGACTATCTGCTCAGCCTCGATCCGGAGAAGTTCCTGTACGGCTGGTATCAGCAGGCGGGGCTCACCCCGACCACGGCCTCCGGCTATGGCGGCTGGGAGCGGACCAGCGGCACCCGGTTCTCCGGCCACTTCTTCGGCCACTATCTGTCGGCGCTCGCCCAGGCCTACGCGACGACGACGGATGCCGAGGTCAAGGCGCAGCTTCTGGCCAAGCTCACCGCGGGTGTCGAAGGACTCAAGCGATGCCAGGACGCGTGGGCGGCCGCGCACCCCGAGAGCGCCGGTTTCATGGCGCCCTTCCCGATCAGCGCCCTCCCCAGCGGTCAGGACGGATTGCTCGTGCCGTTCTATAACCTGCACAAGGTGCTCGCCGGGCTCATCGACGCACACCAGTACGCCCCCGAGGCTCTCGCCGACGATGCGCTGTCCGTGGCATCCGGATTCGGCACCTGGGTGCGCGACTACGCCGCGTCTCTCCCCAACCCCGCCACGATCCTGAACACCGAGTACGGCGGAATGAACGAGGCCCTATACGAACTGTACGAACTCACCCGCGACCCGGCGCACAAGCGGGCGGCGGAGTACTTCGACGAGGTCGCACTGTTCCAGAAGCTCGCGAACGGGCAGGACGTCCTGAACGGCCTGCATGCGAACACGACGATCCCGAAGCTGATCGGCGCGCTGAAGCGATACACCCTCTTCACGAGCGATGCCGGGCTCTATGAGACGCTGAGCGACGCCGAGAAGGCGGCTCTGCCGATGTATCTCGCTGCGGCGAAGAACTTCTGGCAGATCGTCGTCGACGACCACACCTACGCCAACGGTGCGAACAGCCAGTCCGAGCATTTCCACGGGGCGGACAGTCTGTACGCGTACGCCACCAACGGGGTGACCACCGGCTACGGCGAGAACTCCACCGCCGAAGGGTGCAACGAGTACAACATGCTCAAGCTCACCCATGCGCTGTTCGCCGTGGAGCCGCAACTGAAGTACGCCGACTACTACGAATCGACGTTCATCAACACGATCCTCGCTTCACAGAACCCCGAGACCGGGATGGTCACATACTTCCAGCCGCAGACCGCCGGCTACGCCAAGGTCTTCGGCACTCCGCTCGACCAGTTCTGGTGCGACCACGGCACCGGCATCGAGAGCTTCACGAAGCTCGGCGATTCGATGTACTTCACCGACTCAGACGGCGTGTGGCTGAACCAGTTCTACAGCTCCGAGTTCCGCGATCCGGCGCATAACCTGCGCGTGACGCAGGCCGCGAACGTACCGGCAGATCCGCTGGTGAGCATCTCCATCGACGCGCTCGACGGCACCACCGTCGCCGAGGGAACGCTGCTGCGCCTGCGCGTGCCGTCGTGGGCGGCATCCGCTCCCACGCTCACGGTGAACGGCACTCCAACCGAGATCGCCCCTGTCGACGGCTACATCACGCTGGAAGTGGCGGCCGGAGACGAGCTCGCGTACACGCTCCCGGCGCAGGTCACGGTGGATGACGGCACCGAGAATGCCAACTGGGTCGCATTCAAGTACGGGCCGGTGCTGCTGGGCACCGAGCTCAGCCGTGCGAACGTCGAAGCGAGCTACACGGCAGGGGTGCTCGTGCAGATGGGCGTGGCCGACAAGTCACTGAACGCGAACGTCGTCGTCGATGACGCGCCCGCATGGAAGGCCGCCGTCGCACAGAACGTCGAACGCCTCGCCGACGGCGTGAACGCGAACGGCCGCACCACGATGCGCTTCGCCCTTCACGGCGTCGACCCGGCGGCATCCGCCCTCACCTTCGAGCCGTACTACAGCCTCTACGGCGCGCGCTACGCGACCTACATGACGCTCGTGCAGCCGGACTCGGCCGAGGCGCAGGCGCTGATCCTGAGGGAGAAACAACAGCTGCGCATCGACGAGACGACGATCGACGCGCTGACGTCATTCGACAACAACAACAGTGAGGCCGACAAGAACCACCGCTACAACAAGTCGTCGGTCGGTGTCTTCAATGGTCAGCCGTACCGCGACGGACAACGCGCGGCCGACGCCTTCTTCCAATACGACATGATCGTCGATCCCGCACTGCCGGCGAACCACCTGGGCGTCCGCTACTACGGCGGCGACGTGGGGCGCACGTTCGACGTCTACCTCAACGACGTCCTGCTCAAGCACGAGCGGATCACCGACGCGCACGGCGCGCAGGACTGGTACATCCAGTACGACAGGATCCCGCAGGAGGTGCTCGACGGCATCGTGGCGAAGGACAGCTACAAGCGCGATCAGAACGGCCAGTATGTGCTGGATGCCGAAGGGCAGCGCATCCCGATCGTCACCGTGCGCTTCCAGAGCAACGGGACGAGTTTCGTCGGCGGCGTCTTCGGGGTGTACACCTCGGCGGTCGACCACTATGCGACGGATGCCGAGCTCTCGGCCCTCGCGGTCGACGGCGGAGCCCTCAGCCCTGCGCTCACCGCGGGGGTGGTTGACTACACGGTCACCGTGCCGGTGGGGGCGACCGAGGTGGCGCTGACGCTGACGCCGGCCGTTCCGAGCGGGCTCGTCCACGTCGACGGGATCCTGATCGACGACACCCTGCCGCGTACGGTGGCGGTGGCGCCGGGGGAGGCACCCACGGTCGTCGCGGTGAAGGCGACCGCACAGGACCACGTCACGACCGCCGAGTACTCGATCCGCATCGTGCGCGAGTCCGAACTCGAGGTGACATCCGACGCCTCGGTGCGCTGTGTCGCCGGCAAGGCCGTGCTCGTGGTCAAGGTGCGCAACGGTGCGGACGCCCCGGTGAACGCCGTGATCATGTCCGCGTTCGGCAGCGCCCGGTTGCGGGTCGGTGCGGGCGGGAGCGCTTCGACGTCGATCGCCACCCGTCAGCCGGCGATCGCGGCCGGCGAGGTCGTGGTCGAGGCGTCAGCGGAGGTCGGTGGCCGACTGATCGTGACACGGACGACCGTGAGCCATCTCGCCGCGACCTGCCGCTGA